In Kaistia defluvii, the sequence CCTGGATCAGCGAGGCGCTGTGGCTGTTCAGCCAGATGGCGCGCTGGGGCCAGGCGCCGCTGACGCCGCAGGCGATCGAGCGCGCGGCGTCCGCCTATCGGCCCGATCTGTATCGCCAGGCGCTGGCGGGCTCCTCGACGCCGCTGCCGCTCGCCGACCGCAAGGTCGAGGGCAGTCCGGTCGCCATCGAGATCGAGACCACGGCAGGGCCGATGCGGCTGCCTGCGGCGCCGTTTCTCGACGGGCGGGCCTTCGAACCCGACCGGATCGTCGACTATGTCGCCGGGTTTCCCGTTACCCATCCGACCTCGGGCAGCGGGCGCCACGACCTGCTTTAGCCGCCGAAAGCAGCATGTCGCCGCCCGCAATTCCGGCGCTGTGCTTACAAATTAGCCTTGAGTAAAGATGAGGCAAGGCCTTACACTTATTCCAAGCTGAGTTCGGTTATGATCGAATTCGCCGCCAGGGTGATCAACGAAGATACGCCCTTGGTCTGCCTCTGAAGAGGCTATCCCGACAACGACGTCGCCGCATTCGAGTGCATGAACGCACGGCCGCGACGCATGCATCCGTTTTCCGGCGACGATCCCGCTTTCTTCCGAATGCCTTCGGAACGGAAAGCCGTGTCCATCCCCCCGATGACAGGAGATCGCATGCCGCTTGCCAGCCGCCAGCCCCGTATTACCGCGCCGCGCATCGACCCGCTCGCCGTCCTGCCCATCTTCCTGCGGCTGGAAGGCAGGCGCGCCCTCGTCGTCGGCCACAGCGCCGCCGCGGCCTGGAAGGCGGAGCTTCTCGCCGCCACCGGGGCGACCACCTGCCTTGCTTGTGTGGGCGATGCGCCGCTGGCTCCCGAACTCGCGGCGCTGGTCGATGCCGGACGCATCTCGTGGCTTGGCGCCTACGAACCCCAACAGTTGCGCGGCATGGCGGTCGCCGTTTTCGATGCCGAGACGGACGAGCAGGCGGCGCAGTTTCGTGACCAAGCGCTGGCAGCGGGCATACCCCACAACGTCATCGATCGCCCCGATTTCTGCAGCTTTCAGTTTGGCGGCATCGTCAACCGCTCGCCCGTGGTGATCGGCATTTCAACCAGCGGCGCCGCGCCGATCCTTGGCCAGGCCGTACGGCGGCGGATCGAATTCGCGCTTCCCGCGACGCTTGCCGCCTGGGCGGAGCGCGCGGCCCGGATGCGCCGGACGGTCCTGGAAACGCTTCAGCCGGGGGCGGAACGCCGCCGCTTCTGGGAGCGGTTTGCCGACCTGGCGCTCGCCCCGGCATCGCCCGCCGAGGCCGGCGATCTCGCGCAACTCGTCGATGAGGCCCGGCGTGGCGAGGTCGCCGCGCCGGTTGGCCGCGTCACGCTGGTCGGCGCGGGCCCGGGCGATCCGGACCTGCTGACGGTCAAGGCGGTGCGCGCCCTGCAGGCGGCCGATGTCATCCTGT encodes:
- the cysG gene encoding siroheme synthase CysG, which translates into the protein MPLASRQPRITAPRIDPLAVLPIFLRLEGRRALVVGHSAAAAWKAELLAATGATTCLACVGDAPLAPELAALVDAGRISWLGAYEPQQLRGMAVAVFDAETDEQAAQFRDQALAAGIPHNVIDRPDFCSFQFGGIVNRSPVVIGISTSGAAPILGQAVRRRIEFALPATLAAWAERAARMRRTVLETLQPGAERRRFWERFADLALAPASPAEAGDLAQLVDEARRGEVAAPVGRVTLVGAGPGDPDLLTVKAVRALQAADVILFDDLVSDGVLELARREARRMMVGKRGGRASCAQDDINAMALKLARQGKNVVRLKSGDPMVFGRAGEEIEVLRAEGIAVEVVPGITAASALASSLGASLTHRDHAHSVRFVTGHGRDGDMPDLDWRGLADPETTLAVYMGGRTAPEFARRLLAEGRAAATPVVLAQSVSRPEQTIRHTTLASLATEPSSRSDGPVLVGIGEAFRPAAQAEIYHPDTAQTLLFGT